From Demequina capsici, one genomic window encodes:
- a CDS encoding alpha-1,4-glucan--maltose-1-phosphate maltosyltransferase has protein sequence MALPGEKPIGRIPVVDVHPTLEQGRWPVKAVVGEAVPLQATVFVEGHDAVAATAVVTQPNGRTLRLRMDEVNHGLATFQAILMPKATGRYTFHIEGWADPFGTWMDTASKKIPAGVDVELTLGDGVALLGRAMADKALTERQRAVLEAARLTLTPGGDLSPADSLAAALTDDLLAVMRAHPVRDGVTSSAEHPLVVQRERALASAWYEMFPRSEGAKLNKRTGEWTSGTFLTASKRLPGIAAMGFDVVYLTPIHPIGLTHRKGRNNSLTAEPGDPGSPYAIGSAAGGHDAVHPELGTMRQFRNFVQRANELGLEVALDIALQCSPDHPWVKEHPEWFKVRSDGTIAYAENPPKKYEDIHPLYFDNDPVGLREAIRDVLQVWIDAGVTLFRVDNPHTKPLEFWEWLMADMAERHPEVIFLSEAFTRPPMMHTLAKVGFHQSYTYFTWRPTAEEMGEYLEELAGDGSYYMRPNFWPTTHDILTPDMQHGGAPQYRARAVLAATGSPSFGIYSGYEFVENIPRPGVEEQIDNEKYEYKPRDWSRADDHGIVTLLTTLNAARAAHPALRRLRGLTVHRTSNDQILCFTRHLNADESPTGRADTVIVVVSFDPHHVQDGVVSLDMEALGFEPDARLLVDDLLSGATFTWARDFYVRLDPATSMSHVAAVRS, from the coding sequence ATGGCCCTTCCAGGTGAGAAGCCCATCGGACGAATCCCGGTCGTGGATGTCCACCCGACGCTGGAGCAGGGACGCTGGCCCGTCAAGGCAGTGGTAGGCGAGGCCGTCCCTCTTCAGGCCACCGTGTTCGTCGAGGGCCATGACGCCGTCGCCGCGACGGCGGTCGTGACCCAGCCGAACGGGCGGACGCTGCGTCTCAGGATGGACGAGGTCAACCACGGTCTCGCGACCTTCCAGGCGATCCTGATGCCCAAGGCCACGGGCCGCTACACGTTCCACATCGAAGGATGGGCGGACCCCTTCGGGACCTGGATGGACACCGCCTCCAAGAAGATCCCTGCGGGGGTGGACGTCGAGCTGACGCTCGGCGACGGTGTGGCGCTGCTCGGCAGGGCGATGGCCGACAAGGCGCTCACCGAACGCCAGCGCGCCGTGCTCGAAGCGGCGCGGCTCACGCTCACGCCAGGCGGCGACCTCTCCCCCGCCGACTCGCTCGCCGCCGCGCTCACCGACGACCTGCTGGCCGTGATGCGTGCGCACCCGGTGCGCGACGGGGTCACGTCGTCCGCCGAGCATCCGCTGGTCGTGCAGCGCGAGCGTGCGCTCGCGAGCGCCTGGTACGAGATGTTCCCGCGTTCCGAAGGCGCCAAGCTCAACAAGCGGACCGGCGAGTGGACGTCGGGCACCTTCCTCACCGCGTCGAAGCGGCTGCCCGGCATCGCCGCCATGGGCTTCGACGTCGTCTACCTGACGCCCATCCACCCCATCGGCCTCACCCACCGCAAGGGGCGCAACAACTCGCTGACCGCCGAGCCCGGCGACCCTGGAAGCCCGTACGCGATCGGTTCTGCCGCAGGTGGCCACGACGCGGTCCACCCCGAGCTCGGCACGATGCGGCAGTTCAGGAACTTCGTGCAGCGGGCCAACGAGCTCGGTCTCGAGGTAGCACTCGACATCGCCCTCCAGTGCTCCCCCGACCACCCGTGGGTCAAGGAGCATCCCGAGTGGTTCAAGGTCCGTTCCGACGGCACCATCGCCTACGCCGAGAACCCGCCCAAGAAGTACGAGGACATCCACCCGCTGTACTTCGACAACGACCCAGTCGGCCTGCGCGAGGCGATCCGTGACGTGCTCCAGGTGTGGATCGACGCGGGTGTCACGCTGTTCCGCGTCGACAACCCGCACACCAAGCCGCTCGAGTTCTGGGAGTGGCTCATGGCCGACATGGCCGAGCGGCATCCCGAGGTGATCTTCCTGTCCGAGGCGTTCACGCGGCCGCCCATGATGCACACGCTCGCGAAGGTCGGGTTCCACCAGAGCTACACCTACTTCACCTGGCGCCCCACGGCGGAGGAGATGGGCGAGTATCTCGAGGAGCTCGCGGGCGACGGCTCGTACTACATGCGTCCCAACTTCTGGCCCACCACGCACGACATCCTCACGCCTGACATGCAGCATGGCGGCGCTCCCCAGTACCGCGCGCGTGCCGTGCTCGCCGCCACCGGATCGCCGTCGTTCGGCATCTACTCCGGCTACGAGTTCGTGGAGAACATCCCCCGCCCCGGCGTCGAGGAGCAGATCGACAACGAGAAGTACGAGTACAAGCCCCGCGACTGGAGCCGTGCCGACGACCACGGGATCGTCACTCTGCTCACCACCCTCAACGCGGCGCGTGCGGCGCATCCGGCGCTTCGACGCCTGCGCGGCCTCACCGTGCACAGGACCAGCAACGACCAGATCCTGTGCTTCACCAGGCATCTCAATGCCGACGAGTCCCCCACGGGGCGTGCCGACACCGTGATCGTCGTCGTCTCGTTCGACCCGCACCACGTGCAGGACGGCGTCGTCTCGCTGGACATGGAGGCGCTGGGGTTCGAGCCCGACGCGCGCCTGCTGGTCGACGACCTCCTGTCGGGGGCGACCTTCACCTGGGCCAGGGACTTCTACGTCCGCCTGGACCCGGCGACGTCCATGTCGCACGTCGCGGCGGTGCGCTCATGA
- the glgB gene encoding 1,4-alpha-glucan branching protein GlgB, translated as MPEGHDPALLADIAQGRHHDPHSLLGPHVSDAGVTIRALRPLASTVEFETLEGRWPATHEADGVWVATIPGTEAPDYRLHVAYDGEPIRQDDPYRFLPTIGELDLHLIREGRHERLWTVLGANVRRFPSVLGDVVGASFTVWAPNARAVRLVGDFNHWQGRGHAMRSLGSVGIWELFVPGLGEGAVYKFEILGKDGQWRQKADPMARRTEVPPQTASVVTESVYEWNDEPWMAARSSAEPHRSAMSVYEVHVGSWKQGLTYREMADELVDYVTDLGFTHIEMMPVMEHPFGGSWGYQVTGYYAASARFGTPDDLRYLIDRMHQAGVGVILDWVPGHFPKDEWALGRFDGTPLYEHPDPLRGEQPDWGTFIFDYGRAEVRNFLVANAVYWLTEFHADGLRVDAVASMLYLDYSRQPGQWRPNVHGGRENLDAIAFLQEANATAYRTAPGIVMIAEESTAWPGVTAPTNAGGLGFGLKWNMGWMNDTLRYVSEQPIHRSYHHHTLTFSLMYAFSEHFTLPLSHDEVVHGKGSIHGRMPGDAWQKAAGVRGLLAYQWTHPGKQLIFMGTEFGQAAEWSEGRSLDWWHLDDPLHRGIQTMLRDLNLLYRSTPALWQRDSEAAGFQWIDADDSERNVIAFLRFDDAGSPVAVIVNFAGVPHEGYRLGLPRGGAWDEVLNTDAEAYGGSGVGNLGQVNADGSPHRGWQHSTTLRVPPLGAVILRPVG; from the coding sequence ATGCCTGAGGGTCATGACCCTGCACTGCTGGCCGACATCGCGCAGGGAAGGCACCACGATCCCCACTCGCTGCTCGGGCCGCACGTGTCCGACGCCGGCGTCACCATCAGGGCGCTCCGCCCCCTCGCGTCGACGGTCGAGTTCGAGACTCTGGAGGGACGCTGGCCCGCGACCCACGAGGCCGACGGCGTCTGGGTCGCGACCATCCCCGGCACCGAGGCCCCCGACTACCGCCTCCACGTCGCCTACGACGGCGAACCGATCCGTCAGGACGACCCGTACCGGTTCCTCCCCACCATCGGCGAGCTGGACCTTCATCTGATCCGCGAAGGACGTCACGAGCGCCTCTGGACCGTGCTCGGCGCCAACGTCCGACGCTTCCCCTCCGTGCTCGGCGACGTGGTCGGCGCGTCGTTCACTGTCTGGGCGCCGAATGCGCGCGCCGTCAGGCTCGTGGGCGACTTCAACCACTGGCAGGGCCGCGGCCACGCGATGCGGTCGCTCGGCTCGGTCGGCATCTGGGAGCTGTTCGTCCCTGGGCTGGGAGAGGGCGCCGTCTACAAGTTCGAGATCCTCGGCAAGGACGGCCAGTGGCGCCAGAAGGCCGACCCGATGGCGCGACGCACCGAGGTGCCGCCGCAGACCGCATCGGTGGTCACCGAGAGCGTCTACGAGTGGAACGACGAGCCGTGGATGGCAGCGCGTTCCTCCGCCGAGCCCCACCGCTCCGCCATGAGCGTCTACGAGGTGCACGTCGGGTCCTGGAAGCAGGGCCTCACCTATCGCGAGATGGCCGACGAGCTCGTGGACTACGTCACGGACCTGGGCTTCACCCACATCGAGATGATGCCCGTCATGGAGCACCCGTTCGGCGGCTCCTGGGGCTACCAGGTCACGGGCTACTACGCGGCGAGCGCACGGTTCGGGACGCCCGACGACCTGCGCTACCTCATCGACCGCATGCACCAGGCAGGCGTCGGTGTGATCCTCGACTGGGTGCCGGGCCACTTCCCCAAGGACGAATGGGCGCTCGGCCGCTTCGACGGCACCCCACTCTACGAGCACCCTGACCCCCTGCGCGGCGAGCAGCCCGACTGGGGCACCTTCATCTTCGACTACGGCCGCGCCGAGGTCAGGAACTTCCTCGTCGCCAACGCCGTCTACTGGCTCACCGAGTTCCACGCCGACGGCCTTCGGGTGGACGCCGTCGCGTCCATGCTCTACCTCGACTACTCACGCCAGCCCGGCCAGTGGCGCCCCAACGTGCACGGCGGGCGCGAGAACCTGGACGCCATCGCGTTCCTGCAGGAGGCGAACGCCACGGCCTACCGCACCGCGCCCGGCATCGTGATGATCGCCGAGGAGTCGACAGCGTGGCCCGGGGTCACCGCGCCCACCAACGCGGGCGGCCTGGGCTTCGGGCTCAAGTGGAACATGGGCTGGATGAACGACACGCTGCGCTACGTGTCCGAGCAGCCGATCCACCGCTCGTACCACCACCACACGCTCACGTTCTCGCTGATGTACGCCTTCTCCGAGCACTTCACGCTCCCGCTGAGTCACGACGAGGTGGTGCACGGCAAGGGATCCATCCACGGCCGCATGCCTGGTGACGCCTGGCAGAAGGCCGCAGGGGTCCGTGGGCTTCTCGCCTACCAATGGACGCATCCCGGCAAGCAGCTGATCTTCATGGGCACCGAGTTCGGCCAGGCCGCCGAGTGGTCCGAGGGACGCTCGCTCGACTGGTGGCACCTCGACGACCCGCTGCACCGCGGCATCCAGACCATGCTTCGCGACCTCAACCTGCTGTACCGCTCCACGCCCGCGCTGTGGCAACGCGACAGCGAGGCCGCAGGCTTCCAGTGGATCGACGCCGACGACTCCGAGCGCAACGTCATCGCGTTCCTTCGCTTCGACGACGCGGGCTCGCCCGTGGCCGTCATCGTGAACTTCGCCGGCGTGCCTCACGAGGGCTACCGGCTCGGGCTGCCGCGCGGAGGCGCATGGGACGAGGTCCTGAACAC
- the glgX gene encoding glycogen debranching protein GlgX gives MSIAPLPQTTPSPTPHRLGVHLVEGGVTVGVMAAHATAVHFCVFNADGSETRYPLHGPHHGLWHAFIPAIMQGTQYGFRATGPWQPRKGHRYNPHKLLLDPYGRGVEGRLARSPEPGAKALLSNRADIDTAPFVPRSVVTAPPSGEWQTPLPHVPFEDSIIYEVHVKGFTKTMPDVPDELRGTYAGLAHPAAIAHLKDLGVTSVELLPVHAFADEPHLERDGLTNYWGYSTMSFFAPHPGYATAAAREAGAQAVQDEFCGMVDLLHQAGLEVILDVVYNHTCEGGWGDRTVSWRGLDNLTYYRTQAHSPQHYDDVTGTGNTLDFGHPRVTQMALDSLRYWVTEMGVDGFRFDLAATLGRTGQGFTPDHPFLVGLVTDPVLSGVKLIAEPWDVGLGGWQVGNFPQPFSEWNDRFRDSVRSFWLTTGAGAHGSRHHPTAPELATRLAGSSDLFSRSEPPGMRGCIASINFVTAHDGFTAYDLTAYDRKHNEANGEENRDGTDNNRSYNHGVEGPTDDDTIGTTRRRSIRNLLGTTLLAAGTPMLLGGDELGRTQRGNNNAYCQDNELSWFDWRLEPWQQDLRDSIAMLIALRRAHRVLRPRGFYAAVEEVLLDTSFRAEAAWFQFDGTHEDEDWWEDPATRTVQFMRSLQDPREADALIIINGSRGPMDVTVPPDDGAPWVYAWDSAWDSVRDMEPDVCEPGETISMEPMAMRLYLSQVD, from the coding sequence ATGAGCATCGCCCCATTGCCTCAGACGACACCCTCTCCCACGCCTCACCGCCTCGGGGTGCACCTGGTCGAGGGCGGCGTCACGGTGGGGGTGATGGCCGCCCACGCGACGGCGGTCCACTTCTGCGTGTTCAATGCCGACGGCTCGGAGACCCGCTACCCCCTGCATGGTCCCCACCACGGCCTGTGGCATGCGTTCATCCCGGCGATCATGCAGGGCACGCAGTACGGGTTCCGGGCCACCGGGCCGTGGCAGCCGCGCAAGGGCCACCGCTACAACCCGCACAAGCTCCTGCTGGACCCGTACGGTCGCGGCGTCGAGGGTCGCCTGGCGCGCTCCCCTGAGCCGGGCGCGAAGGCGCTGCTGTCCAACCGCGCGGACATCGACACCGCGCCGTTCGTGCCGCGCTCCGTGGTCACCGCTCCTCCGTCAGGCGAATGGCAGACTCCCCTGCCGCATGTGCCGTTCGAGGACTCGATCATCTACGAGGTGCACGTCAAGGGCTTCACCAAGACGATGCCCGACGTGCCCGACGAGTTGCGCGGCACGTATGCCGGGCTGGCGCATCCTGCGGCGATCGCGCACCTGAAGGATCTGGGCGTCACCAGCGTCGAGCTGCTGCCCGTGCACGCGTTCGCCGACGAGCCGCACCTTGAGCGCGACGGCCTCACCAACTACTGGGGCTACTCGACCATGAGCTTCTTCGCCCCGCACCCGGGCTATGCGACCGCGGCGGCGCGCGAGGCCGGCGCGCAGGCGGTGCAGGACGAGTTCTGCGGCATGGTGGACCTGCTTCACCAGGCGGGCCTCGAGGTGATCCTCGACGTGGTCTACAACCACACCTGCGAGGGCGGCTGGGGCGACCGCACCGTGTCGTGGCGCGGCCTCGACAATCTCACCTACTACCGGACGCAGGCGCATTCGCCGCAGCACTACGACGACGTGACCGGCACCGGGAACACGCTGGACTTCGGACACCCCAGGGTGACGCAGATGGCATTGGACTCGCTGCGCTACTGGGTGACGGAGATGGGCGTGGACGGCTTCCGCTTCGACCTTGCGGCCACGCTGGGCCGCACGGGGCAGGGGTTCACGCCCGACCATCCGTTCCTCGTGGGCCTGGTGACCGACCCGGTGCTGAGCGGCGTCAAGCTGATCGCCGAGCCCTGGGACGTGGGCCTCGGCGGCTGGCAGGTGGGCAACTTCCCGCAGCCGTTCTCCGAGTGGAACGACCGCTTCCGCGACTCGGTGCGGTCCTTCTGGCTCACCACGGGAGCGGGCGCCCACGGCAGCCGCCACCACCCCACGGCACCGGAGCTCGCGACCCGGCTCGCGGGGTCGTCGGACCTGTTCTCGCGCAGCGAGCCGCCAGGCATGCGCGGCTGCATCGCCTCCATCAACTTCGTGACGGCCCACGACGGCTTCACGGCGTACGACCTCACGGCCTACGACCGCAAGCACAACGAGGCGAACGGCGAGGAGAACCGGGACGGCACGGACAACAACCGGTCGTACAACCACGGCGTCGAGGGCCCCACGGACGACGACACGATCGGGACCACGCGTCGCCGTTCGATCCGCAACCTGCTGGGCACCACCCTGCTCGCCGCAGGCACCCCGATGCTGCTGGGCGGAGACGAGCTGGGCCGCACCCAGCGCGGCAACAACAACGCCTACTGCCAGGACAACGAGCTGTCGTGGTTCGACTGGAGGCTGGAGCCGTGGCAGCAGGACCTGCGCGACTCGATCGCCATGCTCATCGCATTGCGCAGAGCGCACAGGGTGCTGCGCCCGCGCGGCTTCTACGCCGCGGTCGAGGAGGTGCTGCTCGACACGTCGTTCCGCGCCGAGGCCGCCTGGTTCCAGTTCGACGGCACGCATGAGGACGAGGACTGGTGGGAGGACCCTGCCACCCGCACGGTCCAGTTCATGCGTTCGCTCCAGGATCCTCGCGAAGCCGACGCGCTGATCATCATCAACGGCTCCCGCGGTCCCATGGACGTCACGGTCCCTCCGGACGACGGAGCGCCGTGGGTCTATGCGTGGGACAGCGCCTGGGACTCGGTGCGGGACATGGAGCCGGACGTGTGCGAGCCCGGCGAGACGATCTCGATGGAGCCCATGGCGATGCGGCTCTACCTGTCGCAGGTCGACTGA
- a CDS encoding alpha-L-rhamnosidase → MTDRRIPDLKLAREGTQTAASPAPALAWTTPAGNPTASWTELRDDAGSTHRIDDGASAGAAWPFAPLAPRERRRIQIRAGLADGTVTGWSAPLEVRAGLLDPADWTADFICLANPDRIAQPALLRGELLLKDAPTDAVLHVTAIGAHVTSINGVRVGDHQMAPGWTSYDKRLVADTHDVTSLLTAGVNVVGASLGGGWRTEQYGFFGRGRRVYGDQPSYAAQLHVTYADGTQEVFTTGPRWHARGDGPIIDSSIYKGETVDLRHAIDGWDRAGASAEGWEPVAVEEVALVPQQKLSPPVRVTRELPVREVLTTPSGATVLDFGQNLVGRLRIQTDGPEGTVITVRHAEVLEHDEMGMRPLRGATQTDTFTLPGGPATLEPTFTFHGFRYAEVTGWLGELDPSAITAQVMHSDMRPTADFACSHPLVNRLHENVVWGMRGNFLSVPTDCPQRDERLGWTGDIQVFSPTAAILHDVDGFLADWLVDLRLEQDAHDGLVPFVIPDALADEVHATAAWGDAATIVPWTLWQRYGDLQVLADQYSSMRTWTDRLVALAGDDRLWEGSMQFGDWLDPDAPPDEPGASKVSRDIVATAYVFRSARIVSQTAALLGNDDDAVAYGRIAQEVASAFRDAYVTPAGRMMSDAPTAYALALGFDLVTDPQMRSALGARLAERVRATGYRISTGFVGTPLILEALSSTGHADAAGRLLLQTDNPSWLYTVSMGATTIWERWDSMLPDGSINPGEMTSFNHYALGAVAEWLHRSLAGLSFAEPGGRVLRIAPTPVAGIDWARTVQRTPHGEAKVEWRLESEQLTVDATVPAGARATVELPGRDPVEVGPGAHTFSCTAPAAVAPSGPYSLRTDLATLIDDPRAIAAIRDELGTFSEGYLAGFIGRTSWTEGSALADVLFGVPPHVLAALDARLTVL, encoded by the coding sequence ATGACCGACCGCCGCATCCCAGACCTGAAGCTGGCCCGCGAGGGCACGCAGACGGCCGCAAGCCCCGCCCCCGCGCTCGCCTGGACCACCCCCGCCGGCAACCCGACAGCGTCCTGGACCGAGCTCCGCGACGACGCCGGCTCCACCCACCGGATCGACGACGGCGCCAGCGCAGGAGCCGCATGGCCCTTCGCGCCGCTCGCACCGCGAGAACGCCGCAGGATCCAGATCCGCGCCGGGCTGGCGGACGGCACCGTCACCGGCTGGAGCGCCCCGCTCGAGGTCCGCGCCGGCCTGCTGGACCCCGCCGACTGGACCGCCGACTTCATCTGCCTCGCGAACCCGGACCGCATCGCCCAGCCGGCCCTGCTGCGAGGCGAGCTGCTCCTCAAGGACGCCCCCACCGACGCCGTCCTGCACGTGACCGCGATCGGCGCGCACGTCACGTCCATCAACGGCGTCCGCGTGGGCGACCACCAGATGGCACCGGGCTGGACGTCGTACGACAAGCGACTCGTCGCCGACACGCACGACGTGACCTCGCTGCTCACCGCAGGGGTCAACGTCGTCGGGGCCTCGCTCGGCGGCGGCTGGCGCACGGAGCAGTACGGCTTCTTCGGCCGTGGACGACGCGTCTACGGCGACCAGCCGTCGTACGCGGCGCAGCTGCACGTCACGTATGCCGACGGCACGCAGGAGGTCTTCACCACCGGCCCGCGTTGGCACGCCCGAGGCGACGGCCCCATCATCGACTCGTCGATCTACAAGGGCGAGACGGTCGACCTGCGCCACGCGATCGACGGATGGGACCGCGCGGGCGCCTCGGCCGAGGGCTGGGAGCCCGTCGCCGTCGAGGAGGTCGCGCTCGTCCCTCAGCAGAAGCTCTCCCCTCCCGTCCGCGTCACCCGGGAGCTCCCCGTGCGCGAGGTCCTCACCACCCCGTCGGGAGCGACCGTCCTCGACTTCGGCCAGAACCTCGTGGGCCGCCTCCGGATCCAGACGGACGGCCCCGAAGGCACCGTGATCACGGTGCGTCACGCCGAGGTGCTGGAGCACGACGAGATGGGCATGCGCCCGCTGCGCGGCGCCACGCAGACCGACACCTTCACGCTCCCGGGCGGCCCCGCCACGCTGGAGCCGACCTTCACGTTCCACGGCTTCCGGTACGCCGAGGTCACCGGATGGCTCGGCGAGCTGGACCCGTCCGCCATCACGGCGCAGGTCATGCACAGCGACATGCGGCCCACCGCCGACTTCGCATGCTCGCACCCGCTGGTGAACCGCCTCCACGAGAACGTCGTGTGGGGCATGCGCGGCAACTTCCTGTCGGTGCCCACCGACTGCCCGCAGCGCGACGAGCGGCTGGGCTGGACCGGCGACATCCAGGTCTTCTCCCCCACCGCCGCCATCCTGCACGACGTGGACGGCTTCCTGGCCGATTGGCTCGTGGACCTGAGACTGGAGCAGGACGCGCACGACGGCCTGGTGCCGTTCGTGATCCCCGACGCGCTCGCGGACGAGGTTCACGCGACCGCGGCCTGGGGCGACGCGGCGACGATCGTCCCGTGGACCCTGTGGCAGCGTTACGGCGACCTGCAGGTCCTGGCGGACCAGTACTCGTCCATGCGCACGTGGACCGACCGGCTCGTCGCGCTGGCAGGCGACGACCGCCTGTGGGAAGGGTCCATGCAGTTCGGCGACTGGCTGGACCCCGATGCGCCGCCGGACGAGCCAGGCGCGTCGAAGGTCTCTCGCGACATCGTCGCCACCGCCTACGTCTTCCGGTCCGCGCGCATCGTCTCGCAGACGGCCGCACTGCTGGGGAACGACGACGACGCGGTCGCGTACGGCCGGATCGCCCAGGAGGTCGCGAGCGCCTTTCGTGACGCCTACGTGACCCCCGCGGGCCGCATGATGTCCGATGCACCCACGGCCTACGCGCTCGCGCTCGGCTTCGACCTGGTCACCGACCCGCAGATGCGTTCCGCGCTCGGCGCCCGCCTCGCCGAACGGGTGCGCGCGACCGGCTACCGGATCTCCACCGGCTTCGTCGGCACGCCGCTCATCCTCGAGGCGTTGTCGTCCACCGGTCACGCCGACGCCGCCGGACGCCTGCTGCTGCAGACCGACAACCCGTCCTGGCTCTACACGGTGTCGATGGGCGCGACCACGATCTGGGAGCGCTGGGACTCGATGCTTCCGGACGGGTCCATCAACCCCGGCGAGATGACCAGCTTCAACCACTACGCGCTCGGCGCCGTCGCGGAATGGCTGCATCGGTCGCTGGCCGGGCTGTCCTTCGCCGAACCGGGCGGACGCGTGCTGCGGATCGCACCCACCCCGGTGGCGGGCATCGACTGGGCGCGGACCGTGCAGCGCACCCCACACGGCGAGGCGAAGGTGGAGTGGCGGCTCGAGTCGGAGCAGCTGACGGTCGACGCCACCGTGCCCGCGGGAGCGCGCGCCACAGTCGAGCTCCCGGGACGCGATCCCGTCGAGGTCGGCCCGGGCGCGCACACGTTCTCGTGCACGGCGCCGGCTGCGGTCGCACCGTCCGGCCCGTACTCGTTGCGCACCGACCTCGCGACGCTGATCGACGACCCGCGGGCGATCGCAGCGATCCGAGACGAGCTCGGCACGTTCTCCGAGGGATACCTCGCGGGATTCATCGGCCGCACGTCGTGGACCGAGGGCAGCGCGCTCGCCGACGTGCTGTTCGGCGTGCCGCCGCACGTCCTGGCGGCCCTGGACGCGCGACTGACCGTGCTGTGA